CACCCGGAGGACCGGCTCGCCCCGGCCGGCCAGCTGGCCGCCCTCCTCGGTGCGCTCAGCGCGGTGCCCGCGGCCGCCGTCGCCGCCTGACCAGCCGGTCGCGCCCGGCCCGCACTCAGGCCTCCCCCCTCAGGCCTCCGGCCACGCCTCGTCCCCGACGAGCGGCACGAACGCCACCGCGCCGAGGTTCGTCTCCCGCAGCTCCCCGTCGGCCCGCCGCTGGAACACGGCCAGGTGCTGCGCCCCTCCCGGCCGCCCGATCGGCATGACGATCCGCCCCCGCGGCGCGAGCTGCTCGACCCACGCCCGCGGGAGGGAGGGCCCGGTCGCCGCCGCGACGATGGCGTCGTAGGGGGCGCCATCGGTCCACCCCAGCGTCCCGTCGCCGGTGACCACGTTCACCCGGTAGCCGAGCGCCTCCAGAGTGGCCGCTGCGGTGACGGCCAGGCCGGGATGCCGCTCGATGCTGACCACCCGGTGCGCGAGCTGTGCGGCGACGG
The sequence above is a segment of the Leifsonia williamsii genome. Coding sequences within it:
- a CDS encoding protein-L-isoaspartate(D-aspartate) O-methyltransferase; this encodes MDVDYEAERGRMVEQQLAARGIEDQRVLDAMRRVPRHEFVPETAARYAYEDHPMPIGDGQTISQPYIVALMLEAARIGPEDSVLDVGTGSGYAAAVAAQLAHRVVSIERHPGLAVTAAATLEALGYRVNVVTGDGTLGWTDGAPYDAIVAAATGPSLPRAWVEQLAPRGRIVMPIGRPGGAQHLAVFQRRADGELRETNLGAVAFVPLVGDEAWPEA